The segment CCATAAGTTATCTTCTCTTGTTTAACCACCATTGGGGATCGATATGCTGCAAAAACTGTTCTGTTTCCACACCATTTATCTTATGAAACAATGGCGGTTCGATGGTCATCTCTGCTCCGGCACCTTTTCTATATTCCATAAATGCCAGTCTACCTTTTTTATTTATCTCTGGATAGAGTATTTTTAATCTCTTGGGTTCAATCGAATAGCTCCTTGTATATTGGAATAGATCTGACAGCCTGTCAGCTATAAAAGATAGATAGAGATATCCGCCTGTTTTTAGATAGCTTTTACTAAATTTAAAGATATCTTCGATCGTCAGGCTAAAGGTAAATCTTGCAAGCTTTTTCTGTTCCGAATTGGAAGTGTATCCGGTATCCCCTTTTCTATAAGGTGGGTTTGAAATTATCATATCGACGTTTTCTCTCGGTTTGAATTCTTTTACGTCGATATTTACTGGGATGATGATCTCTTGAAGGTTGTTTACTTCAATTGTTTTACACAGTAATTCGTAAGATTCTTTCTGTATTTCAACTGCGTATATTTTTTCTATCTTAAAAAATTTTGCTAAGAGTACCGAGATTATACCGGTGCCTGCGCCTATTTCAATGACTTTTTTATAGGTGGTGTCTTTTACAAAACCTGCCAGCAATATGGAATCTGTGGTAAATCTGAATCCATTTTTTGGCTGGAAGATCTTGATATCTGGTAGTATTATGCTGTCTAATGTAAAATTTTCACTCATATTACGAGGAAAATGCTACTCTTTCTTCTTTCATAAGGGAGGCGTTTATTAGATTTTTTGTGTATTGAGACTTAGGGTTATTGAAAATTTCAAAATTGGTTCCCTGCTCCACAAGCTCACCTTTTTTCAATACGATGATTTCATCACAGATAAATTTCACCACCGCAAGATCGTGGGCTATTAGAATTATTGTTTTTCCCTCATTCTTCAGTATTTTAAGGAGATTTAGA is part of the Calditerrivibrio nitroreducens DSM 19672 genome and harbors:
- a CDS encoding tRNA1(Val) (adenine(37)-N6)-methyltransferase; protein product: MSENFTLDSIILPDIKIFQPKNGFRFTTDSILLAGFVKDTTYKKVIEIGAGTGIISVLLAKFFKIEKIYAVEIQKESYELLCKTIEVNNLQEIIIPVNIDVKEFKPRENVDMIISNPPYRKGDTGYTSNSEQKKLARFTFSLTIEDIFKFSKSYLKTGGYLYLSFIADRLSDLFQYTRSYSIEPKRLKILYPEINKKGRLAFMEYRKGAGAEMTIEPPLFHKINGVETEQFLQHIDPQWWLNKRR